From Yersinia hibernica, a single genomic window includes:
- a CDS encoding DUF2291 family protein codes for MWFSGLSKAGGLLVISAVLVACTVVDLDENGKPILPVDPNAVVSDYNQPPDKVAATIWVSKVMPFANSNAASWQQVKQQQSQPATGKNSQSRFVRFSGKVVAVETEGREGAITIAVDGDEQILQLGPIVKGNAIRDASSFIRFEDFKNQVQYAQLAKALSKRALQDVAKPDASWVGQQVDVLAALTLTPTSLSQAVPLSLNKESH; via the coding sequence ATGTGGTTCAGTGGCTTATCGAAAGCAGGCGGTTTGTTGGTTATCAGCGCCGTGCTGGTGGCTTGCACCGTGGTGGATTTAGATGAAAACGGCAAGCCGATTCTGCCGGTTGACCCGAATGCAGTCGTCAGTGACTACAACCAACCACCGGACAAAGTCGCCGCCACCATTTGGGTGAGTAAAGTTATGCCGTTTGCCAACAGCAATGCAGCCAGTTGGCAACAGGTGAAACAGCAGCAAAGTCAGCCAGCAACAGGGAAAAATAGCCAAAGCCGTTTTGTGCGTTTTAGCGGCAAAGTGGTGGCGGTAGAAACAGAAGGGCGGGAAGGGGCGATAACTATCGCCGTTGACGGTGATGAACAAATACTGCAATTGGGGCCCATCGTCAAAGGCAATGCTATTCGTGATGCATCAAGCTTTATTCGCTTCGAAGATTTTAAGAATCAAGTGCAGTACGCCCAGCTTGCCAAGGCATTAAGTAAACGTGCTTTGCAGGATGTGGCAAAACCCGATGCCAGTTGGGTTGGGCAGCAAGTGGACGTCTTGGCGGCGCTGACACTTACCCCCACCAGCCTAAGTCAGGCCGTGCCACTCAGTTTGAATAAGGAGAGCCACTAA
- a CDS encoding sugar ABC transporter ATP-binding protein, with the protein MDHRPDIVMRAEDISMRFPGTLALDAVSYHVYRGKVNVIIGENGAGKSTLMKILAGVQQPTSGQIYLNEQPVTIANTREAAALGIGMVHQELNLSENLNVAENIFLGREIQQGLKPINQAAQELIAEQLMVRLDQVISAKEMVANLKVGQQQLIEIAKALAEQADILILDEPTSALSKTEVDILFRVIRELTRQGVSIIYISHRLEELMAIGDYITILRDGRFQAEAAVKDIDVPWIVREMLGSDPVSSFLHPGRTFGAPMMEVDNITLINESGNTVVNQVSLAVRAGEIVGIYGLMGAGRTELFECLLGTQQSYLGAIRLNGTAINAKTSTAERIRLGMSLVPEDRKKTGIFPVSSVANNLTISSLWRRLKHRFAIWQESESQVVAAVIDDLSIKVSSPEVEIQALSGGNQQKVVIGRSLLTSPNILLLDEPTRGIDVGAKADVFEMMVKLSEQGIGILFSTSDLKEIMAVSDRILVMSNGKLTANVARQSASESALVTASAQGFE; encoded by the coding sequence ATGGACCACCGACCTGACATCGTCATGCGTGCTGAGGACATTTCGATGCGTTTTCCTGGCACATTGGCACTAGATGCCGTCAGTTACCATGTTTATCGCGGCAAAGTGAATGTGATTATTGGCGAGAATGGCGCAGGGAAGTCAACATTGATGAAGATTCTGGCGGGTGTGCAGCAACCCACATCCGGACAAATCTACTTAAATGAGCAGCCAGTGACAATTGCCAATACTCGTGAGGCGGCAGCACTCGGTATCGGTATGGTGCATCAGGAATTGAATTTGTCAGAAAATCTCAATGTCGCGGAAAATATTTTTCTGGGACGCGAGATTCAGCAAGGCTTGAAACCGATTAATCAGGCGGCGCAGGAATTGATTGCGGAGCAATTAATGGTGCGTCTTGATCAAGTGATTTCAGCGAAAGAAATGGTAGCCAACCTTAAAGTCGGCCAGCAGCAATTGATTGAAATTGCCAAGGCACTGGCGGAGCAGGCAGACATTTTGATTCTGGATGAACCGACCTCCGCGCTGAGTAAAACGGAAGTCGATATTCTGTTCCGGGTGATTCGTGAACTGACCCGGCAGGGTGTTTCTATCATCTACATTTCACACCGGCTGGAAGAGTTGATGGCGATTGGTGACTACATCACCATTCTACGTGATGGCCGCTTCCAGGCCGAAGCTGCCGTCAAAGACATTGATGTGCCGTGGATTGTTCGCGAAATGCTAGGCAGTGATCCGGTTTCCAGTTTCCTGCATCCGGGCCGGACTTTCGGCGCGCCCATGATGGAAGTGGATAACATCACTTTAATCAATGAATCCGGTAACACCGTGGTGAATCAGGTTTCGCTGGCGGTTCGTGCGGGTGAAATTGTCGGGATTTATGGGTTGATGGGGGCCGGGCGCACCGAATTGTTTGAATGCCTATTAGGCACTCAACAGAGCTATCTCGGGGCTATTCGGCTCAATGGCACCGCGATTAATGCCAAAACCTCAACTGCAGAGCGCATTCGTCTGGGCATGAGTTTAGTGCCGGAAGATCGCAAAAAAACCGGCATTTTCCCGGTGTCATCTGTTGCCAATAACCTGACCATTTCCAGCTTATGGCGGCGGCTGAAACACCGGTTTGCCATTTGGCAAGAGAGTGAGTCACAGGTGGTGGCAGCGGTGATTGACGATTTGTCTATCAAAGTTTCATCACCGGAAGTGGAAATTCAGGCGCTCAGTGGGGGCAATCAGCAAAAAGTCGTCATTGGCCGCTCATTACTGACCAGCCCGAACATTCTACTGCTGGATGAGCCGACTCGAGGTATTGATGTCGGCGCGAAAGCGGATGTATTTGAAATGATGGTGAAACTCTCTGAGCAGGGAATTGGGATTCTGTTTTCCACCTCAGATCTGAAAGAAATCATGGCGGTATCAGACCGCATTCTGGTGATGTCGAACGGCAAACTGACGGCGAATGTTGCTCGTCAGTCGGCCAGTGAGTCGGCATTGGTTACGGCAAGCGCACAAGGGTTTGAATGA
- a CDS encoding ABC transporter permease, whose protein sequence is MKATTGTALASHQPGGSSWSRENMLLLLLKMRTFIALFLILGFFSVMVPGFLATGSLIIMVKHIAINAFLALGITFVIITAGIDLSIGATLGLCGMIAGWMITQGIVLPMFGIAIFPSVWVVVPVVLVIGALIGAVNGWIITRYNVAPFICTLGTMYVVRGAAMLISGGETFPGLQGNPQLGNTGFDVLGSGTLLGLPIAIWIMFILALVIAYVARRLPFGRHVYAIGDNERAAELSGVKVRQVKVWVYTISGFCAAIAGIIVSAQLVASHPANGSGFEMNAIAAVVLGGTSLAGGRGTILGTLIGAFVIGILADGLVMMGVSEFWQMVIKGIVIIVAVIIDQMQNRMQHKAAIVSQKVTAVPQIEKSEQA, encoded by the coding sequence ATGAAAGCAACAACTGGCACTGCGTTGGCGAGTCACCAGCCCGGTGGATCGTCGTGGTCACGGGAGAATATGCTGCTGCTTCTACTAAAGATGCGCACCTTTATTGCCCTGTTCCTGATCCTGGGTTTCTTTTCGGTGATGGTGCCGGGGTTTCTGGCGACCGGCAGCTTGATCATTATGGTGAAGCATATTGCTATCAATGCCTTTCTCGCTCTGGGCATCACATTTGTCATTATCACCGCGGGTATTGACCTCTCTATCGGGGCGACTTTGGGGTTATGCGGCATGATTGCGGGCTGGATGATCACCCAAGGTATTGTTTTACCAATGTTTGGTATTGCCATCTTCCCCAGTGTTTGGGTGGTCGTTCCGGTGGTGTTGGTTATCGGCGCACTGATTGGCGCGGTAAATGGTTGGATAATTACCCGCTATAACGTCGCCCCATTTATTTGCACCCTCGGCACCATGTATGTGGTGCGCGGCGCGGCAATGCTGATTTCCGGTGGTGAAACCTTCCCCGGTTTACAAGGCAATCCACAACTGGGCAATACCGGCTTTGATGTATTGGGGTCTGGCACGTTACTGGGTTTACCGATTGCCATTTGGATTATGTTCATTCTGGCGCTGGTCATTGCTTATGTTGCCCGCCGCCTACCGTTTGGCCGCCATGTTTACGCCATTGGGGATAACGAACGTGCCGCCGAGCTGTCTGGTGTCAAGGTTCGGCAGGTCAAAGTATGGGTCTACACCATCTCGGGTTTCTGTGCCGCCATTGCCGGAATCATCGTTTCTGCGCAATTAGTGGCCAGCCATCCAGCCAATGGCAGTGGTTTTGAGATGAATGCGATTGCGGCCGTGGTGCTGGGGGGGACTTCTCTGGCCGGGGGGCGCGGTACCATCCTTGGTACGCTGATTGGGGCATTTGTTATCGGCATTCTAGCTGATGGTTTGGTGATGATGGGGGTCAGCGAATTCTGGCAAATGGTTATCAAAGGGATCGTGATTATTGTGGCGGTGATTATCGACCAGATGCAAAACCGGATGCAGCATAAGGCCGCGATTGTTTCGCAAAAGGTGACGGCGGTGCCACAAATAGAGAAGAGTGAGCAAGCATAA
- the dmsD gene encoding Tat proofreading chaperone DmsD: protein MAENNITYQHIALTGRVLGALFYCEPDSPACRDIVAQLSSGDWVTQWPYGSETQLLAIAALLAQSASEETREEAWQRLFIGPYALPAPPWGSVYLDKENVLFGDSTLKLRQWMAEQQVDVTLAQEEPEDQFGLMLMMAAWLAENQPEKLPDLLAQHLLPWAYRYLALLQSDAGHPFYQGLAQLATLTLTHWQHELQVTPAAVELYR from the coding sequence TACCTATCAACACATTGCGCTCACTGGCCGAGTGCTAGGTGCGCTGTTTTATTGTGAACCAGACAGCCCGGCATGCCGTGATATTGTGGCGCAATTGAGCAGTGGCGATTGGGTGACACAATGGCCGTATGGCAGTGAAACTCAATTGTTGGCGATTGCCGCTTTACTGGCGCAATCGGCCAGTGAGGAAACACGGGAAGAAGCTTGGCAGCGGCTGTTTATTGGCCCATATGCCTTGCCCGCACCGCCATGGGGATCCGTCTATCTGGATAAAGAAAACGTGCTGTTTGGTGACTCCACACTAAAACTGCGCCAATGGATGGCCGAGCAACAAGTGGATGTGACATTAGCGCAGGAGGAGCCGGAGGATCAATTCGGTTTAATGCTGATGATGGCCGCCTGGCTGGCGGAGAATCAACCCGAAAAGTTACCTGATTTGCTGGCGCAACATTTACTGCCTTGGGCTTACCGCTATCTGGCATTACTGCAATCTGATGCCGGGCACCCGTTTTATCAAGGGCTGGCCCAACTGGCCACCTTAACCTTGACTCATTGGCAGCATGAATTGCAAGTGACACCGGCGGCAGTTGAGTTGTACCGCTGA
- a CDS encoding transketolase family protein — protein sequence MSNAEHLAAVMVEQFIRAVDNGVDLVPVVADSTSTAKIGPFITRFPDRVVNVGIAEQAMVGTAVGLSMGGKVAVTCNAAPFLISRSNEQLKIDVCYNNSNVKLFGLNSGASYGPLASTHHCIDDIGILRGFGNIEIYAPSDPQECRQIIDYALAHIGPVYIRLDGKSLPPLHDEHYQFTAGKIDVLQQGQDIALVAMGSTVHEAVSAAAILADSNISAAVVNVSSLRPCDTQQLLATLQNSQRVMTIEEHNINGGVGSLVAEVLAEAGSGIPLVRLGIPDGGYAIAADRADMRAYHGFDAAGIVARALRFCRGE from the coding sequence ATGAGTAATGCAGAACATTTGGCTGCGGTAATGGTTGAGCAATTTATTCGCGCGGTGGATAACGGCGTGGATCTGGTGCCAGTAGTCGCCGATTCAACTTCGACGGCGAAAATTGGGCCATTTATCACCCGCTTCCCTGACCGGGTAGTGAATGTTGGAATTGCTGAGCAGGCGATGGTGGGCACCGCGGTGGGGTTATCCATGGGCGGGAAAGTGGCAGTGACTTGTAATGCTGCGCCATTTTTGATTTCGCGCTCCAATGAACAGCTCAAAATTGATGTTTGCTACAACAACAGCAATGTAAAACTGTTTGGTCTTAACTCGGGGGCCAGCTATGGGCCGCTGGCGAGCACCCACCATTGTATTGATGATATCGGCATCCTGCGCGGGTTTGGCAATATTGAAATCTATGCGCCCTCTGACCCGCAAGAGTGCCGCCAGATAATTGATTATGCTCTGGCGCATATTGGGCCGGTTTATATCCGGCTGGACGGTAAATCTTTGCCGCCACTTCATGATGAACACTATCAGTTCACTGCCGGAAAAATTGATGTCCTACAGCAAGGGCAGGATATTGCTCTGGTGGCGATGGGTTCTACAGTGCATGAGGCTGTTAGTGCCGCGGCAATACTGGCAGATAGCAATATTTCTGCTGCGGTGGTCAACGTTTCTTCTCTTCGCCCGTGTGATACTCAGCAGCTATTAGCCACTCTCCAAAACAGCCAGCGGGTGATGACCATCGAAGAACACAATATTAATGGCGGTGTCGGCAGCTTGGTGGCCGAAGTGCTGGCCGAGGCGGGCAGCGGTATTCCTCTGGTGAGATTAGGCATTCCTGATGGTGGGTATGCCATTGCTGCCGATAGGGCGGATATGCGCGCCTATCACGGTTTTGATGCCGCGGGCATTGTGGCTCGTGCTCTGCGGTTCTGCCGAGGAGAGTAA
- a CDS encoding transketolase, translating to MNPYSLSVDELVKKARAIRRRIVVLNANSPAGGHTGADLSQVEILAALYFRILNCAPDRLTDPDRDIYVQSKGHAVGGYYCCLAEAGYFPEEWLATYQHANSHLPGHPVKHKTPGIELNTGALGHGLPVAVGIALAAKRANSKRRVFVLTGDGELAEGSNWEAALVAAHYQLDNLIIINDKNKLQLAGTTKSIMNTDPLADKWQAFGLQVTECIGNDMQSVVETLEGLQQNGKPNVVIANTEKGAGISFIQGRVEWHHRVPKGAEIELALEELSDE from the coding sequence ATGAATCCGTATTCACTGTCAGTCGATGAGCTGGTGAAAAAGGCGCGGGCTATCCGTCGCCGGATAGTCGTGCTCAATGCGAACAGCCCCGCAGGGGGGCATACCGGCGCTGATCTTTCGCAAGTAGAGATTCTGGCTGCACTCTATTTCCGTATCCTTAATTGCGCGCCAGACCGGCTCACTGATCCCGATCGCGATATTTATGTGCAGTCCAAAGGTCACGCGGTGGGCGGCTATTACTGCTGCCTGGCGGAAGCGGGCTATTTCCCAGAAGAATGGTTGGCGACTTATCAACATGCTAACTCCCATCTGCCGGGCCACCCGGTCAAACATAAAACGCCGGGTATTGAATTAAATACCGGGGCTTTGGGCCACGGCTTACCGGTTGCGGTGGGGATTGCCTTGGCGGCAAAACGCGCTAACAGCAAGCGGCGGGTATTTGTTTTGACCGGCGACGGTGAACTGGCTGAGGGCAGTAACTGGGAAGCGGCGTTAGTTGCCGCTCACTATCAGCTGGACAACCTGATAATCATTAATGACAAAAATAAACTCCAACTGGCAGGCACCACTAAATCGATTATGAATACTGACCCGCTGGCAGATAAGTGGCAGGCATTTGGCCTGCAAGTTACTGAATGTATTGGTAATGATATGCAATCAGTGGTGGAAACACTGGAGGGATTACAGCAAAACGGCAAACCCAACGTAGTGATAGCCAACACCGAAAAAGGGGCGGGTATCTCCTTTATTCAAGGGCGCGTGGAATGGCACCACCGGGTGCCGAAAGGTGCTGAAATTGAGCTGGCACTGGAGGAATTGAGCGATGAGTAA
- a CDS encoding D-ribose ABC transporter substrate-binding protein yields MKNTLLKSCLTAALISMAGVAGAASNGLIAIITPSHDNPFFKAEAEGAKAKATELGYTVLVASHDDDVNKQNQLLETAIARKAKAIILDNAGSDATIGPLKKAKAAGIPTFLIDREINETGIAVSQIVSNNYQGAQLGAEKFVVLMGGKGKYVELLGRESDTNAHVRSQGYHDVIDEHSDMKMVAQQTANWSQTEAFNRMESILQANPDITGVISGNDTMALGAEAALKAAGRNDVIVVGFDGSDYVRDSIINKGNIKATVLQPGWAQAQMAVVQADKYLKTGATGQEEKQLMDCVLIDENNAKNLNVFALKE; encoded by the coding sequence ATGAAAAATACCCTACTGAAATCCTGTCTTACCGCAGCATTGATCTCAATGGCGGGTGTTGCTGGCGCCGCCAGTAACGGCCTGATCGCCATTATCACCCCGTCTCACGATAACCCGTTCTTTAAAGCTGAAGCCGAGGGTGCCAAAGCCAAAGCGACGGAGCTGGGATACACCGTGCTGGTAGCTTCTCATGATGATGATGTGAACAAACAGAACCAACTGTTGGAAACTGCCATCGCCCGTAAAGCCAAGGCGATTATTCTGGATAACGCTGGCTCTGATGCCACGATTGGGCCATTGAAAAAAGCCAAGGCCGCAGGAATTCCCACCTTCCTGATTGACCGTGAAATCAATGAAACCGGCATTGCGGTGTCGCAAATTGTCTCTAATAACTATCAGGGCGCGCAGCTGGGCGCTGAGAAATTTGTCGTGCTGATGGGTGGCAAAGGCAAATACGTTGAACTGCTGGGGCGCGAATCTGATACCAATGCCCATGTTCGCTCACAGGGTTACCACGATGTCATTGACGAGCATAGCGACATGAAAATGGTGGCCCAACAGACGGCAAACTGGAGCCAGACTGAAGCCTTCAACCGCATGGAGTCCATTTTGCAGGCGAATCCAGACATCACCGGGGTGATTTCTGGCAACGACACCATGGCATTAGGCGCTGAAGCGGCATTAAAAGCCGCCGGGCGTAATGATGTGATAGTGGTCGGTTTTGACGGCAGTGACTATGTTCGCGACTCCATCATTAACAAAGGCAATATCAAAGCCACGGTGCTCCAGCCGGGCTGGGCACAAGCCCAGATGGCGGTAGTTCAGGCGGATAAATATCTGAAAACCGGTGCCACCGGGCAAGAAGAAAAACAACTGATGGATTGCGTATTGATTGATGAAAACAATGCCAAAAACCTGAATGTCTTTGCGCTGAAAGAGTAA